CTCTCATGTTAAAAAACATATTGCGTAGAATATAATTAAGACGTAATCATTCACAGAGGCGGCACACTTGGACCGTGTACAGTGGACTTTGGGAATACAATCTGAGGTAAGAATATCCAAAATGTTCGGAAattaattggtgaaatatggaCCTGCAATATTTGCGCGTTTACCTTGAGTTAAAACTTTCCAATTTATACTgtcatatatgtataatttttttaagagaaaagcggcgatagcctaagtgggtgtggaacggactgcgaagacgaatgtccgcaggttcaaatcccaagggcacacacctctgacttttctaaaatcatgtgtgtattctttgtgaatttatcgttcgctttaacggtgaaggaaaacatcgtgaggaaacctgcacatctgagaagttctctataggaatttcgaaggtgtgtgaagtctaccaatccgcactaggccagcgtggtggactaaggcctaatccctctcagtagtagaggaggcccgtgctcagcagtgggcatataatacagggctgatattattatattattattatatgtataatttggAAAGTTATATTCTCTTGTATACATGTGTTATTGTAGCAAATGTGGCtagatgttttatataaaagttataaacatgtcaaaatgTACTGAATCCATAGAGTTGGCGGCGGAAACAAAGAATTACTCAATATTGcgtaacatattatgtactatagTTGACGATATATCTTCGCTTCCTATATTCTTTgtttcgtttattgaaatatggACCCGAAATTACACACACGCAGACATCACGCCTTTATGgccaaagggataggcagaggtacTCCCAggacatccacttttcgccatgtgtgttccgtcccatgtaataggaggcgagcttatcgccatgacgggcacaaattccaaactccaggctgatactgattagaaaaaccAAACATCACCGCCcgacctggaattcgaacccgAGAGAGTAGTCACACCGCGCAACAcacctacgccaccgaggcagtcaaaattatacaaaattaggttatagatattaataacaattattgtagTATACCTGATTActgtaacattaatattttttttaagccaGTTAGAACTTGCAATAGAAACAATAcgaataataaactaaatacaataaGGTCAGAGGTCTCTACGGGAGACTACGGGGGTTTACCATTACTTTATGGCTAGATGTAATGAGACACGAGATGGTATTTGGTCtgatttattctatgtacaaatgGTGTTTATATACTAATGTGGTACGTGGTGTACGTGAATTAACACTCATCCAAGCATCTACGTGATACTAAGCTGTCGATACATTCAGTCAGTTTACAGTCGTTCTAATCGAAGAATAGTTTTGACAGCCGTATATGTAAATAGGGATTTTGGCTCTCTTACCTAtgcggctatcgaagctgtccttcgattagatcgcccgtaattgcaaaaaacgGATACACACCTATAGACGGCGTTACACATTACACGGTCACCCGTAACGTCCTATTTCTATCTTTAATAAACTGCAAAACCACCAAAGCTATTAGTTTTAAAGACCTCCTAacaaaacggcgcgctaaccgtatttttcgGAActattttttcgaattttataatactagatgtcgctcgcggcttcgccatCGTGAAACCCTATAAAACACCATTCGtgtaaaaaattacacttaaattccatttttttccaTGAGACAATTATCAGGATAAGAAGTAATGTGTGTTATTCCCCGACACGGTGTATTTGTATGCCAATGCCAATACAaccacccgttcacgagtatgacgcatgcgccagccatcggcctcctcaaccatgtTACAGATAcccgtgtgtgtgtgtgtatatattgaaataaaagtaataaaaaacgaGATCACTAAAGATTAAATGAAACGCCCTCGACATTAATTATGGTAATGGAATTCCAGCTCACAGTTTTGCGTGATGATAAGATTTTCGTACACcatcacatttataattaagataaagTCTCTTTACAGAGTGCAATACCAACGCAATGCCGTCGGCGATAAGCATGGACAGATCTGAAGAAACAACAGATGAAAGCGGTAAGTGGCTAATTACATAAAGGATGAGCAAAAGATACTTCCTCTGATCTACGGAAGACATGTTGGAGTAACAGAGACGCGTTCCGTATGCACTCACACTGCCGCGAAACAGCCTCGAACTTGTTCTTCCGAGCCACCACCCGGTCTCGACACCTCAGTGCGCACTAAGATCATGTCTTGCGACGTGGCTCACTTGAGGACGAACCAATGACTTAACCCCTCGGGTCACTAAGGAGAAAACCTCCTTAAAAAATCCGCCAAAATCGCAATCGGTGCGCGGTGAGGGGATGCATTGCTTTAAGAAAGGTTTTTTAGCCCATATGTGAATACATCAATGATGACAATGATAACATACATGATTACGTTAATCTATGATACTAATGTActcttttattgctttttcaggtaaatctaaaaataaaattaaatggaaaTCTTTGGAACACAAAGGGCTCAGATTCTCACCGCCATACGAAAGACAACCTGAAGGCATTAATTTCAAGTATGACGGAAAAGTGGTAAAATTATCAGAAGATGCTGAAGAAGTAGCGGGATTCTATGCAATGTTAGATAGAgatattgtgaaaaaaaaaactttccaaACAAACTTCTTCAACGATTGGCGTGATGTGATGACACCAGAAGAACGAAAGTTAATTAAGGATCTTACTAAATGTGACTTTACAGAGCTTGAAAAAcacttaaaagaaaaatataaaaaaaaagaaaaacaatacgcttattgtaaaataaatggtagagaacaaaaaattaagaattGCAATGTAGAACGACCGGGCCTGTTCTGcccaataaataacaataacctTATGGGCAAGTTAAAGAAACGAATAAAACCGGAAGATATTATAATCAACTGCTCAGAAGATAAAATTCCGGAACCACCACCAAGGCATACTTGGAAAAAAGTAGAACATGACAATAAAAGCAGTTGGCTAGCCAAGTGGAATGATAACTTAACGGGAAAATACAAGTACATAATTCTGGATGCGAGCTCCAACATTGAACAagagaaaaatagaaaaatatatgaaactgCTAGAGAACTCCATAAACACATAGCTAAAATAAGAGAAAATTATCGCGCCGACTGGACATCATCTGATCCTGAAGATCGACAGCGAGGAGTAGctatgtattttatagatacTCTAGCTTTCAGAGTGGGcagtaataatacaaatacgATAACAAGAGAAGATGAAGAGGAGAATGAAATGGATAAAGAAGACCCCGTGGGTTGCTGTAATCTAAAAGTCAAACACATTCAGTTGTGTGAGAAAAATAAAGTAAGGTTCGATTATTTTGGAAAATGTTCTGTCAGATATTGCAGAATAGTGCCTGTGGAAGAACTTGTGTATGAAAATCTTAAATCATTTACAAACAACAAAGACAAGGACGATGCATTGTTTGACATGATCgataataataagattaataattatttaaagtctCAAATGCCAAATTTGACTGCAAAATTTGTCCGCACATACCGCGCGTGTACTACgtttgaaaattatttgaacACCAAGATTAACAGAACAGACACACTTGCGGATAAGGTGAAAGCTTTGAAGCAGGCTACTTTGGAAGTCGCAAAACTATGCAACCACAAGAATAAAGGTATATAAAGTacttatgtaatattatgttccaTTTAATGAAAACTTAATATGAGGAAGTAAAAAGTACATTTAACGCCGTGGACATTGGACAGGCACACAACACCCGTGATGCAAGAATCATTGGCTTTTACATATTAGCAAATACGAATATTGATGTTCAGTATTTGCGTATACGACTATTCATTACatcaccacacacacacacgcacacgcacactcacacacacatacacacgcacacgcacacgcacacgcacacgcacacgcacacgcacacgcacacgcacacgcacacgcacacgcacacgcacacgcacacggtAATTGCGTATCATTGTTCTTTTGATGTTTGGTGTGGGCAGATCAATAAGAATGCGTTTTAATGTGGGACATTGGTTCGTTCTTTTTATTATCCTAAAGCGACTATATGAAACGTATGTAAACGCATTACGAATTACGGTAAATTTGAgagtatttataatgtatttttcttcTAAGACTTGGTGCTGACGTCTTTGCTTAGTTATAAAGTAAGCGGGACCCTTGAGGcccattaaattttaaaatcatttcataaaaaagtattaagaaAAACCTTTGATTACGCTATTGTTATTATCATTTATCTACCGCCAACACACCTCAAGAGCGAACAGAAACTgcatatatatgtaaaacatattttttgtttcagatcGATTTGAAATCCAATCGTCGAAGATGAATTATATTGACCCTCGCATCGCAATCGCTTGGTATGATAATATACTCTTTAACACAATACCCATTTACACCAGCATGAATAAGGAAATGCTAAATaatgattgcctcggtggcgtagttgtactgcatgcgcggtacggcagcgctctgaggtcctgggttcgaatcccggtcgggcaatgtgatatttgggtttttctgctcagtatcagcccggagtctggaatttgtgcccgatatggcgataggctcgccccctatcacatcatgggacagaacacacatggcgaaaagtgggtgccctggttgcgcctctgcataccccttcgtggataaaatgcgtgatgttgttgtTGAATAAGGAAATGTATTTCACATAGTCCGCGTACCGCTCCTATTCTTTCTAAGAGGGAGGAGGAAggcgttattttatattattaaggccTAATTAACACCGGAACATTAGAGCATGCATGCGTTCTTATCTTACCAACAGCTGGCGGGAGCAAAAAAAGGTCGCCGAATTTCATAACACCTCCACGCAAGGCCCTCGCAAGTGCAAGACTTGGCGCTCTCCTCGTAGTTACGCTTTTGTTCTTCTGATATGAAATGACTCACCGCTTAATAGATCAAAGACATTCGATATAAAACAGCACATTACATGTGTCTGATATCTATACAGTGATATTTTCTTACGAACCGGTATCCGGTGTTTTCTTGACGGAATACCCATAGGCACCTAAAATTGTAAACGTCCCAATGTGGctccaataattaattatggcAACTCTAAGTTACATTAATGAGGAAAAATTCGGATGTTAGAGGACCCCACAAACGGTGGACGGAATAGCTGTACCTTCGACCTTCTGTTcgtcaaattaaaataagaacttTCTGATTTCAGGTGCAAACGGAACGAAGTGCCTTTAACAAAATTCTACAGTAAAACAcaacaaacttattttaaatgggCCATCGACGAGATTAACAGGGTCGGGGCATATTTTGTGTttgcaaaatataacatttaacaaaccgtttgttattttcaaacatattatacatattattatgtaatttattttttatttataataaatctctGGATTTTATGCTCTGTGTTtcaattgattatttttgtcatattcagtgtaagcgatattttGTAAAAGGTGACCAAACCATAATAATTGCTTTAACGTTACAATTGTGGCGCTATATTGCTAATGATAAATAATCCATCAGACACGCCAGGCAAGTTGTATCACACTCGCGTGCTAGACCCGAGCGTAAGTGCGGCTCCGCACACTACATGTGTTAAAATGAGCGCAACGACCACACGGCCAACACGTCGCGCGTGTTTTAAAAGATTCGCGACATTGATACCTATGTACTACGCactagatttgacgttccgaacattcattgtgttccagtgaattgtactgcaatccgtacatcCGACTACTGTCgtttcaatattgacagctttaCTTACACtatatttaaagcgctttagcactgcatgttaaaaagtttggttagacgacgattggttttagcgctgcagcgagctttagttctaactccagattttgaacaaatagtt
This Manduca sexta isolate Smith_Timp_Sample1 unplaced genomic scaffold, JHU_Msex_v1.0 HiC_scaffold_3503, whole genome shotgun sequence DNA region includes the following protein-coding sequences:
- the LOC115445891 gene encoding DNA topoisomerase I, mitochondrial isoform X1 is translated as MPSAISMDRSEETTDESGKSKNKIKWKSLEHKGLRFSPPYERQPEGINFKYDGKVVKLSEDAEEVAGFYAMLDRDIVKKKTFQTNFFNDWRDVMTPEERKLIKDLTKCDFTELEKHLKEKYKKKEKQYAYCKINGREQKIKNCNVERPGLFCPINNNNLMGKLKKRIKPEDIIINCSEDKIPEPPPRHTWKKVEHDNKSSWLAKWNDNLTGKYKYIILDASSNIEQEKNRKIYETARELHKHIAKIRENYRADWTSSDPEDRQRGVAMYFIDTLAFRVGSNNTNTITREDEEENEMDKEDPVGCCNLKVKHIQLCEKNKVRFDYFGKCSVRYCRIVPVEELVYENLKSFTNNKDKDDALFDMIDNNKINNYLKSQMPNLTAKFVRTYRACTTFENYLNTKINRTDTLADKVKALKQATLEVAKLCNHKNKDRFEIQSSKMNYIDPRIAIAWCKRNEVPLTKFYSKTQQTYFKWAIDEINRVGAYFVFAKYNI
- the LOC115445891 gene encoding DNA topoisomerase 1 isoform X2 — its product is MPSAISMDRSEETTDESGKSKNKIKWKSLEHKGLRFSPPYERQPEGINFKYDGKVVKLSEDAEEVAGFYAMLDRDIVKKKTFQTNFFNDWRDVMTPEERKLIKDLTKCDFTELEKHLKEKYKKKEKQYAYCKINGREQKIKNCNVERPGLFCPINNNNLMGKLKKRIKPEDIIINCSEDKIPEPPPRHTWKKVEHDNKSSWLAKWNDNLTGKYKYIILDASSNIEQEKNRKIYETARELHKHIAKIRENYRADWTSSDPEDRQRGVAMYFIDTLAFRVGSNNTNTITREDEEENEMDKEDPVGCCNLKVKHIQLCEKNKVRFDYFGKCSVRYCRIVPVEELVYENLKSFTNNKDKDDALFDMIDNNKINNYLKSQMPNLTAKFVRTYRACTTFENYLNTKINRTDTLADKVKALKQATLEVAKLCNHKNKDRFEIQSSKMNYIDPRIAIAWYDNILFNTIPIYTSMNKEMYFT